Proteins encoded within one genomic window of Gambusia affinis linkage group LG09, SWU_Gaff_1.0, whole genome shotgun sequence:
- the LOC122836583 gene encoding uncharacterized protein LOC122836583 isoform X2 yields MEDELENFIRERKARVAEDKASLEKDPPYMEMRAKPCRDYGSTVKENIPPRITIQGKDESCSVGLPLGAEYEKKKHRLQHELRMDYRRYMAQVDKDPNVTEGVEVEYAGSSDQAPPKSKSSKKKVDKDPNVTEGVEDEYAGSSDQAPPKSKSSKKKQHLSRSLADSSSLDEDHMLIPKLRRTESIKMNKLDYFESDDLFDPSSNESEEEYVPNSCEEYSEDTDTSEIIETDDQKILLRCFRNIEDFAAACPPVKEQNINDTNSTKRGFERGRSPTKKREEQTKYKRRHFSSSSCHTKPIDMVRSTDHSGSSSEKGTSATSAPVAEDNGPYSSVAQDGFPKAPPLIPAVEKSKSGSRIYNKRQYCLYCKRGFVKIARHLEHVHRDKPEVAKATAFPKGSSQRKLHLEHLRNRGNFAHNVEVLNSGTGSLVPRKQPSTTSEPQNYLHCTYCQGLFAKKVLWRHMVICKFKPNDVQKPGKTRVRSLCAFTVSPPPGVKTEFWKLLNAMNQDEVYTAVKSDELIIEYGQHLYNRLGFDASRHEYIRQKMRELGRLLINSKKTTPMKTIEEHVKPANFMLVVESVKDLAGFVVETSTYKCPSLALKIGYSLKKISELVESRANVQGNSRAAKDARAFQNVYDSRWNEFVSSASLRTLQQSKWNAPQLLPFTKDVQTLHSYLSEQQQRLCNELSTETSPQTWANLCKITLTQVILFNRRRSGEVSKMPLSAYLSPNPSNDQDDLKEALSDLEKKLCEHFRRIEIRGKRGRKVPVLLTPEMQQSLDMLIGKRQECGVPTENVHLFARPLAMSSYRGSDCLRYFVSTCGAKRPDTLTSTKLRKQTATLSQILNLSNTELDQLANFLGHDIRVHRQFYRLPEGTLQLAKISKVLMALDQGRLAEFKGKSLDDIAIDPEESVKLDSEDEAEFEADAKDDQVASTGGQMPDMDKRNAETTDPRTPSQAFTSKSPKKGYGRQPCKRRTWNKREVLAVENHLMAFINTCRVPGKADCDKCLKQEPDALRHRNWLGMH; encoded by the exons ATGGAGGACGAGCTGGAGAACTTTATCAGAGAACGCAAGGCGCGAGTGGCCGAGGATAAGGCCAGTCTAGAAAAAGACCCTCCCTACATGGAAATGAGG GCAAAACCCTGCAGAGACTACGGGTCCACCGTAAAAGAGAACATCCCTCCAAGGATTACCATCCAAGGAAAag ACGAGAGCTGCAGCGTTGGTCTGCCACTCGGTGCCGAGtatgagaagaagaaacaccGGCTGCAGCATGAACTGCGGATGGACTACAGACGCTACATGGCTCAG gTTGACAAAGATCCAAATGTGACTGAGGGTGTCGAGGTTGAGTATGCTGGATCATCTGATCAAGCTCCACCTAAGTCCAAGTCCTCTAAGAAAAAg gTTGACAAAGATCCAAATGTGACTGAGGGTGTCGAGGATGAGTATGCTGGATCATCTGATCAAGCTCCACCTAAGTCCAAGTCCTCTAAGAAAAAg CAACACCTTTCAAGGTCTTTAGCTGATTCCAGCTCTTTGGATGAGGATCACATGCTCATCCCTAAGTTAAGAAGGACCGAAAGTATTAAG atgaaCAAACTTGATTACTTTGAGTCTGATGACCTTTTTGACCCTTCATCAAATGAGAGTGAAGAAGAATATGTCCCTAACAGTTGTGAAGAATACAGTGAAGACACTGACACAAGTGAAATTATAGAGACTGATGACCAGAAAATTCTTCTCAGATGTTTTAGGAACATTGAAGATTTCGCAGCTGCCTGTCCCCCTGTAAAGGAGCAAAACATTAATGATACCAATTCTACCAAGCGAGGATTTGAGAGAGGACGTTCACCTACAAAAAAGCgtgaagaacaaacaaaatacaaaaggcGACATTTCAGTTCTTCAAGCTGTCACACAAAACCTATAGATATGGTTCGATCAACTGATCATAGTGGAAGTTCAAGTGAAAAAGGTACTTCTGCTACATCAGCACCTGTTGCAGAAGACAATGGCCCTTACTCTTCAGTTGCACAGGATGGATTCCCTAAGGCTCCTCCTCTCATACCTGCTGTTGAGAAAAGTAAGAGTGGGTCACGCATTTACAACAAAAGACAGTACTGTTTGTACTGTAAACGGGGATTCGTAAAAATTGCGAGGCATTTGGAGCATGTTCATCGTGACAAACCTGAAGTTGCAAAAGCCACCGCTTTTCCTAAAGGCTCCAGCCAGAGAAAGTTACATTTGGAACATTTGAGAAATAGGGGGAACTTTGCCCACAATGTTGAGGTACTAAATAGTGGTACTGGATCACTCGTCCCACGTAAGCAACCAAGCACAACATCCGAACCACAAAACTATCTTCACTGTACCTATTGTCAAGGATTGTTTGCAAAAAAAGTTCTCTGGAGGCACATGGTCATCTGCAAGTTTAAACCAAACGATGTCCAGAAACCAGGCAAAACACGTGTCCGGTCTCTTTGTGCCTTTACTGTATCCCCTCCCCCAGGAGTAAAGACAGAGTTCTGGAAATTGTTAAACGCCATGAATCAAGATGAAGTTTACACTGCTGTAAAGTCTGATGAACTAATCATAGAATATGGGCAGCATCTTTACAACAGACTTGGATTTGATGCTTCAAGACATGAGTATATTCGCCAAAAGATGAGAGAACTGGGAAGATTGTTGAttaattcaaagaaaacaaccCCCATGAAGACAATTGAAGAGCATGTAAAGCCTGCAAATTTCATGCTGGTTGTAGAATCTGTGAAAGACCTTGctggttttgttgttgaaacaAGCACCTACAAATGCCCAAGTCTTGCTTTGAAGATTGGATATAGCTTGAAAAAGATATCAGAGCTCGTTGAAAGTCGTGCAAATGTACAGGGGAATTCCAGAGCAGCCAAAGATGCTCGTGCATTCCAAAATGTCTATGACTCAAGATGGAATGAGTTTGTCTCATCTGCATCGCTGAGGACACTGCAGCAATCAAAATGGAATGCTCCACAGTTGCTTCCCTTCACTAAAGATGTGCAGACTCTTCATTCGTATCTCAGTGAACAACAACAACGTTTATGCAATGAACTGTCTACAGAAACATCTCCACAGACCTGGGCAAATCTGTGTAAAATCACCCTTACTCAGGTGATTCTGTTTAACAGGCGGCGATCTGGAGAAGTATCAAAAATGCCCCTTTCGGCATATCTGTCCCCAAATCCCAGTAATGATCAGGATGATCTAAAAGAGGCTTTATCTGACCttgaaaaaaaactgtgtgaaCATTTCAGAAGAATAGAAATCAGAGGAAAAAGAGGCCGAAAGGTACCAGTCCTATTGACTCCAGAAATGCAGCAGTCGTTGGATATGCTCATTGGCAAACGGCAAGAATGTGGGGTCCCTACAGAAAACGTTCACTTATTTGCAAGACCATTAGCCATGAGCTCTTATCGTGGTTCTGACTGCCTTCGCTACTTTGTCAGCACCTGCGGAGCCAAAAGACCAGATACACTCACGTCAACAAAACTGAGGAAGCAAACGGCAACTCTTTCTCAGATCTTAAACCTCAGTAATACAGAGTTGGATCAGCTAGCTAATTTTCTTGGCCACGATATAAGAGTTCATCGGCAGTTCTATAGGCTCCCGGAAGGTACTCTTCAGCTAGCTAAAATTAGTAAAGTCCTCATGGCCTTAGACCAAGGCCGTCTTGCAGAGTTTAAAGGCAAGAGCCTTGATGACATAGCCATTGACCCTGAAG AAAGTGTGAAGTTGGACAGTGAGGATGAGGCAGAGTTTGAGGCTGATGCCAAGG ATGATCAAGTTGCATCCACTGGGGGACAGATGCCAGATATGGACAAGAGAAATGCTGAAACAACTGACCCTAGAACACCTTCGCAAGCTTTTACAAGCAAGTCGCCCAAAAAGGGTTACG gTCGCCAACCATGCAAGAGGAGAACTTGGAATAAAAGGGAGGTCCTTGCAGTTGAAAATCACTTGATGGCATTCATCAACACCTGTCGAGTTCCAGGGAAAGCAGACTGCGATAAGTGTTTAAAACAGGAACCTGATGCCCTTAGACACCGAAATTGGCTGGGG ATGCACTAA
- the LOC122836583 gene encoding uncharacterized protein LOC122836583 isoform X1, with the protein MEDELENFIRERKARVAEDKASLEKDPPYMEMRAKPCRDYGSTVKENIPPRITIQGKDESCSVGLPLGAEYEKKKHRLQHELRMDYRRYMAQVDKDPNVTEGVEVEYAGSSDQAPPKSKSSKKKVDKDPNVTEGVEDEYAGSSDQAPPKSKSSKKKQHLSRSLADSSSLDEDHMLIPKLRRTESIKMNKLDYFESDDLFDPSSNESEEEYVPNSCEEYSEDTDTSEIIETDDQKILLRCFRNIEDFAAACPPVKEQNINDTNSTKRGFERGRSPTKKREEQTKYKRRHFSSSSCHTKPIDMVRSTDHSGSSSEKGTSATSAPVAEDNGPYSSVAQDGFPKAPPLIPAVEKSKSGSRIYNKRQYCLYCKRGFVKIARHLEHVHRDKPEVAKATAFPKGSSQRKLHLEHLRNRGNFAHNVEVLNSGTGSLVPRKQPSTTSEPQNYLHCTYCQGLFAKKVLWRHMVICKFKPNDVQKPGKTRVRSLCAFTVSPPPGVKTEFWKLLNAMNQDEVYTAVKSDELIIEYGQHLYNRLGFDASRHEYIRQKMRELGRLLINSKKTTPMKTIEEHVKPANFMLVVESVKDLAGFVVETSTYKCPSLALKIGYSLKKISELVESRANVQGNSRAAKDARAFQNVYDSRWNEFVSSASLRTLQQSKWNAPQLLPFTKDVQTLHSYLSEQQQRLCNELSTETSPQTWANLCKITLTQVILFNRRRSGEVSKMPLSAYLSPNPSNDQDDLKEALSDLEKKLCEHFRRIEIRGKRGRKVPVLLTPEMQQSLDMLIGKRQECGVPTENVHLFARPLAMSSYRGSDCLRYFVSTCGAKRPDTLTSTKLRKQTATLSQILNLSNTELDQLANFLGHDIRVHRQFYRLPEGTLQLAKISKVLMALDQGRLAEFKGKSLDDIAIDPEESVKLDSEDEAEFEADAKDDQVASTGGQMPDMDKRNAETTDPRTPSQAFTSKSPKKGYGRQPCKRRTWNKREVLAVENHLMAFINTCRVPGKADCDKCLKQEPDALRHRNWLGVKFYVKNRIAALKNKV; encoded by the exons ATGGAGGACGAGCTGGAGAACTTTATCAGAGAACGCAAGGCGCGAGTGGCCGAGGATAAGGCCAGTCTAGAAAAAGACCCTCCCTACATGGAAATGAGG GCAAAACCCTGCAGAGACTACGGGTCCACCGTAAAAGAGAACATCCCTCCAAGGATTACCATCCAAGGAAAag ACGAGAGCTGCAGCGTTGGTCTGCCACTCGGTGCCGAGtatgagaagaagaaacaccGGCTGCAGCATGAACTGCGGATGGACTACAGACGCTACATGGCTCAG gTTGACAAAGATCCAAATGTGACTGAGGGTGTCGAGGTTGAGTATGCTGGATCATCTGATCAAGCTCCACCTAAGTCCAAGTCCTCTAAGAAAAAg gTTGACAAAGATCCAAATGTGACTGAGGGTGTCGAGGATGAGTATGCTGGATCATCTGATCAAGCTCCACCTAAGTCCAAGTCCTCTAAGAAAAAg CAACACCTTTCAAGGTCTTTAGCTGATTCCAGCTCTTTGGATGAGGATCACATGCTCATCCCTAAGTTAAGAAGGACCGAAAGTATTAAG atgaaCAAACTTGATTACTTTGAGTCTGATGACCTTTTTGACCCTTCATCAAATGAGAGTGAAGAAGAATATGTCCCTAACAGTTGTGAAGAATACAGTGAAGACACTGACACAAGTGAAATTATAGAGACTGATGACCAGAAAATTCTTCTCAGATGTTTTAGGAACATTGAAGATTTCGCAGCTGCCTGTCCCCCTGTAAAGGAGCAAAACATTAATGATACCAATTCTACCAAGCGAGGATTTGAGAGAGGACGTTCACCTACAAAAAAGCgtgaagaacaaacaaaatacaaaaggcGACATTTCAGTTCTTCAAGCTGTCACACAAAACCTATAGATATGGTTCGATCAACTGATCATAGTGGAAGTTCAAGTGAAAAAGGTACTTCTGCTACATCAGCACCTGTTGCAGAAGACAATGGCCCTTACTCTTCAGTTGCACAGGATGGATTCCCTAAGGCTCCTCCTCTCATACCTGCTGTTGAGAAAAGTAAGAGTGGGTCACGCATTTACAACAAAAGACAGTACTGTTTGTACTGTAAACGGGGATTCGTAAAAATTGCGAGGCATTTGGAGCATGTTCATCGTGACAAACCTGAAGTTGCAAAAGCCACCGCTTTTCCTAAAGGCTCCAGCCAGAGAAAGTTACATTTGGAACATTTGAGAAATAGGGGGAACTTTGCCCACAATGTTGAGGTACTAAATAGTGGTACTGGATCACTCGTCCCACGTAAGCAACCAAGCACAACATCCGAACCACAAAACTATCTTCACTGTACCTATTGTCAAGGATTGTTTGCAAAAAAAGTTCTCTGGAGGCACATGGTCATCTGCAAGTTTAAACCAAACGATGTCCAGAAACCAGGCAAAACACGTGTCCGGTCTCTTTGTGCCTTTACTGTATCCCCTCCCCCAGGAGTAAAGACAGAGTTCTGGAAATTGTTAAACGCCATGAATCAAGATGAAGTTTACACTGCTGTAAAGTCTGATGAACTAATCATAGAATATGGGCAGCATCTTTACAACAGACTTGGATTTGATGCTTCAAGACATGAGTATATTCGCCAAAAGATGAGAGAACTGGGAAGATTGTTGAttaattcaaagaaaacaaccCCCATGAAGACAATTGAAGAGCATGTAAAGCCTGCAAATTTCATGCTGGTTGTAGAATCTGTGAAAGACCTTGctggttttgttgttgaaacaAGCACCTACAAATGCCCAAGTCTTGCTTTGAAGATTGGATATAGCTTGAAAAAGATATCAGAGCTCGTTGAAAGTCGTGCAAATGTACAGGGGAATTCCAGAGCAGCCAAAGATGCTCGTGCATTCCAAAATGTCTATGACTCAAGATGGAATGAGTTTGTCTCATCTGCATCGCTGAGGACACTGCAGCAATCAAAATGGAATGCTCCACAGTTGCTTCCCTTCACTAAAGATGTGCAGACTCTTCATTCGTATCTCAGTGAACAACAACAACGTTTATGCAATGAACTGTCTACAGAAACATCTCCACAGACCTGGGCAAATCTGTGTAAAATCACCCTTACTCAGGTGATTCTGTTTAACAGGCGGCGATCTGGAGAAGTATCAAAAATGCCCCTTTCGGCATATCTGTCCCCAAATCCCAGTAATGATCAGGATGATCTAAAAGAGGCTTTATCTGACCttgaaaaaaaactgtgtgaaCATTTCAGAAGAATAGAAATCAGAGGAAAAAGAGGCCGAAAGGTACCAGTCCTATTGACTCCAGAAATGCAGCAGTCGTTGGATATGCTCATTGGCAAACGGCAAGAATGTGGGGTCCCTACAGAAAACGTTCACTTATTTGCAAGACCATTAGCCATGAGCTCTTATCGTGGTTCTGACTGCCTTCGCTACTTTGTCAGCACCTGCGGAGCCAAAAGACCAGATACACTCACGTCAACAAAACTGAGGAAGCAAACGGCAACTCTTTCTCAGATCTTAAACCTCAGTAATACAGAGTTGGATCAGCTAGCTAATTTTCTTGGCCACGATATAAGAGTTCATCGGCAGTTCTATAGGCTCCCGGAAGGTACTCTTCAGCTAGCTAAAATTAGTAAAGTCCTCATGGCCTTAGACCAAGGCCGTCTTGCAGAGTTTAAAGGCAAGAGCCTTGATGACATAGCCATTGACCCTGAAG AAAGTGTGAAGTTGGACAGTGAGGATGAGGCAGAGTTTGAGGCTGATGCCAAGG ATGATCAAGTTGCATCCACTGGGGGACAGATGCCAGATATGGACAAGAGAAATGCTGAAACAACTGACCCTAGAACACCTTCGCAAGCTTTTACAAGCAAGTCGCCCAAAAAGGGTTACG gTCGCCAACCATGCAAGAGGAGAACTTGGAATAAAAGGGAGGTCCTTGCAGTTGAAAATCACTTGATGGCATTCATCAACACCTGTCGAGTTCCAGGGAAAGCAGACTGCGATAAGTGTTTAAAACAGGAACCTGATGCCCTTAGACACCGAAATTGGCTGGGGGTaaagttttatgttaaaaatcGTATAGCAGctcttaaaaacaaagtttaa